In one Brienomyrus brachyistius isolate T26 chromosome 12, BBRACH_0.4, whole genome shotgun sequence genomic region, the following are encoded:
- the LOC125704823 gene encoding zinc finger protein 883-like isoform X4 → MTQLASVMAILAKAAVAEIGKLADDGFAVLRLEMSRSQKENDDLKKKVQRMESELRTAGRQAGNSRGASESRSIGIQVRLELRETEKADGCSSAEQEVREMGKQPRLWRDGETITVKLEDDLHSDGASEEEDIDIEDDRPEILLIKEERLEGELWTSDLQDGEERNVDSGSDAGTTPVLEHSHYREESPMETTCAKSRGRTDTETCSIYLDLAVKEKDDSSLSRSSFTAQSQMIDSVIEQFICSHCGKSFDCFSRLKTHQQIHSGEKPYSCDKCGESFSYLSNLKRHERNIHSDKKSIHGSSYDRFDTKRIHINLPHRLLPGEKPFGCTLCDKSYRKPSLLKKHQVVHTGEKPYSCDICGKSFSYVCSLKSHQISHSGEKPFSCPQCGSSFTKKANLETHLSIHAGEKPFSCPHCGKSFSQKSNLKAHVRVHTGEKPFCCDECGECFIHANSLKTHKQIHTGKRPYSCETCGKSFSRATHVKIHQRIHTGDKPYSCVTCGKCFSQKGYLKTHQVVHTGVKDFRCLVCEKSFSQASCLKKHQRIHTGEKPFSCEKCGKCFAYQKSLKEHKCVSVLK, encoded by the exons ATG ACACAGTTGGCCTCCGTAATGGCGATATTGGCCAAAGCGGCGGTGGCAGAAATCGGCAAGCTTGCTGATGACGGATTCGCTGTGTTGCGTTTGGAAATGTCCCGGAGCCAGAAGGAGAATGACGATCTTAAGAAGAAAGTCCAGCGGATGGAGAGCGAGCTGAGGACAGCCGGGAGACAAGCGGGGAATTCAAGAGGTGCATCAGAGAGCCGATCAATAGGGATTCAAGTCCGACTTGAATTAAGAGAAACTGAAAAAG cagatgggtgttcTTCCGCAGAACAGGAAGTGCGTGAGATGGGAAAGCAGCCCAGGTTGTGGAGGGATGGAGAGACCATCACTGTGAAACTAGAAGATGATTTGCACTCCGATGGCGCGAGTGAGGAG GAGGATATAGACATAGAGGATGACAGACCGGAAATACTACTGATCAAGGAGGAGAGACTGGAAGGGGAGCTGTGGACCAGTGATCTTCAGGATGGAGAGGAGA GGAATGTGGACTCCGGTTCAGATGCAGGAACGACTCCAGTCTTGGAACATTCGCACTATAGGGAAGAGAGTCCCATGGAGACCACATGCGCTAAGAGTCGGGGGAGAACGGACACGGAAACCTGCTCCATATATCTCGATTTGGCTGTGAAGGAGAAAGACGATTCCTCCCTCAGCAGGAGcagcttcactgcacagagccAAATGATAGATTCAGTGATCGAACAATTCATCTGTTCACACTGCGGAAAGAGCTTCGATTGTTTTAGCCGCCTCAAGACACACCAGCAAATACACTCAGGAGAGAAACCGTACAGCTGTGATAAGTGTGGGGAGAGCTTCTCTTATCTAAGTAACTTAAAGAGACACGAGAGGAATATCCACAGTGATAAAAAGTCCATCCATGGTTCATCCTATGACAGGTTTGACACAAAACGAATCCATATTAATTTACCACACAGACTTCTGCCTGGGGAGAAACCGTTCGGTTGTACACTGTGCGATAAAAGTTATCGTAAGCCAAGCCTTCTTAAGAAACATCAAGTTGTTCACACAGGAGAGAAACCGTATAGTTGTGATATATGTGGGAAAAGTTTCTCCTATGTGTGTAGCCTGAAATCGCATCAGATCAGTCATAGTGGGGAGAAGCCTTTCTCCTGCCCGCAGTGCGGATCCAGCTTCACAAAGAAAGCTAACCTCGAGACGCATTTAAGTATACATGCAGGAGAAAAACCTTTCAGTTGCCCGCACTGTGGAAAAAGCTTTTCCCAGAAAAGCAATCTTAAAGCTCACGTTAGGGTCCATACAGGTGAGAAGCCGTTTTGCTGTGATGAGTGTGGTGAATGCTTTATTCACGCAAATAGTCTGAAAACCCACAAGCAGATTCATACTGGGAAGAGACCTTATAGTTGTGAAActtgtgggaagagcttcagtcgaGCTACGCATGTGAAAATCCACCAGCGCATCCACACAGGAGATAAACCGTATAGCTGTGTTACTTGTGGGAAGTGTTTCAGTCAGAAAGGTTACCTGAAAACACATCAGGTGGTTCACACAGGCGTAAAGGACTTCAGGTGTCTTGTCTGCGAAAAGAGTTTCAGTCAAGCAAGCTGTCTAAAAAAGCATCAGCGAATTCACACAGGTGAGAAACCGTTCAGCTGTGAAAAATGTGGGAAATGTTTCGCTTACCAAAAATCTCTCAAAGAACACAAGTGTGTCTCTGTTTTGAAATAG
- the LOC125704823 gene encoding zinc finger protein 883-like isoform X3, protein MSFLSFKTQLASIMDMLVRSAIGEFSKLEHSPAVLRLDMWKTEGDEAMKRNLQFLNEQRTTQLASVMAILAKAAVAEIGKLADDGFAVLRLEMSRSQKENDDLKKKVQRMESELRTAGRQAGNSRGASESRSIGIQVRLELRETEKEQEVREMGKQPRLWRDGETITVKLEDDLHSDGASEEEDIDIEDDRPEILLIKEERLEGELWTSDLQDGEERNVDSGSDAGTTPVLEHSHYREESPMETTCAKSRGRTDTETCSIYLDLAVKEKDDSSLSRSSFTAQSQMIDSVIEQFICSHCGKSFDCFSRLKTHQQIHSGEKPYSCDKCGESFSYLSNLKRHERNIHSDKKSIHGSSYDRFDTKRIHINLPHRLLPGEKPFGCTLCDKSYRKPSLLKKHQVVHTGEKPYSCDICGKSFSYVCSLKSHQISHSGEKPFSCPQCGSSFTKKANLETHLSIHAGEKPFSCPHCGKSFSQKSNLKAHVRVHTGEKPFCCDECGECFIHANSLKTHKQIHTGKRPYSCETCGKSFSRATHVKIHQRIHTGDKPYSCVTCGKCFSQKGYLKTHQVVHTGVKDFRCLVCEKSFSQASCLKKHQRIHTGEKPFSCEKCGKCFAYQKSLKEHKCVSVLK, encoded by the exons ATGTCGTTTCTTAGTTTTAAGACACAATTAGCCTCCATCATGGATATGCTGGTTAGATCAGCGATAGGCGAATTTAGTAAACTTGAGCACAGCCCTGCTGTGTTGCGGTTGGATATGTGGAAAACCGAGGGCGACGAAGCAATGAAGAGGAATTTGCAGTTTCTCAATGAACAAAGGACG ACACAGTTGGCCTCCGTAATGGCGATATTGGCCAAAGCGGCGGTGGCAGAAATCGGCAAGCTTGCTGATGACGGATTCGCTGTGTTGCGTTTGGAAATGTCCCGGAGCCAGAAGGAGAATGACGATCTTAAGAAGAAAGTCCAGCGGATGGAGAGCGAGCTGAGGACAGCCGGGAGACAAGCGGGGAATTCAAGAGGTGCATCAGAGAGCCGATCAATAGGGATTCAAGTCCGACTTGAATTAAGAGAAACTGAAAAAG AACAGGAAGTGCGTGAGATGGGAAAGCAGCCCAGGTTGTGGAGGGATGGAGAGACCATCACTGTGAAACTAGAAGATGATTTGCACTCCGATGGCGCGAGTGAGGAG GAGGATATAGACATAGAGGATGACAGACCGGAAATACTACTGATCAAGGAGGAGAGACTGGAAGGGGAGCTGTGGACCAGTGATCTTCAGGATGGAGAGGAGA GGAATGTGGACTCCGGTTCAGATGCAGGAACGACTCCAGTCTTGGAACATTCGCACTATAGGGAAGAGAGTCCCATGGAGACCACATGCGCTAAGAGTCGGGGGAGAACGGACACGGAAACCTGCTCCATATATCTCGATTTGGCTGTGAAGGAGAAAGACGATTCCTCCCTCAGCAGGAGcagcttcactgcacagagccAAATGATAGATTCAGTGATCGAACAATTCATCTGTTCACACTGCGGAAAGAGCTTCGATTGTTTTAGCCGCCTCAAGACACACCAGCAAATACACTCAGGAGAGAAACCGTACAGCTGTGATAAGTGTGGGGAGAGCTTCTCTTATCTAAGTAACTTAAAGAGACACGAGAGGAATATCCACAGTGATAAAAAGTCCATCCATGGTTCATCCTATGACAGGTTTGACACAAAACGAATCCATATTAATTTACCACACAGACTTCTGCCTGGGGAGAAACCGTTCGGTTGTACACTGTGCGATAAAAGTTATCGTAAGCCAAGCCTTCTTAAGAAACATCAAGTTGTTCACACAGGAGAGAAACCGTATAGTTGTGATATATGTGGGAAAAGTTTCTCCTATGTGTGTAGCCTGAAATCGCATCAGATCAGTCATAGTGGGGAGAAGCCTTTCTCCTGCCCGCAGTGCGGATCCAGCTTCACAAAGAAAGCTAACCTCGAGACGCATTTAAGTATACATGCAGGAGAAAAACCTTTCAGTTGCCCGCACTGTGGAAAAAGCTTTTCCCAGAAAAGCAATCTTAAAGCTCACGTTAGGGTCCATACAGGTGAGAAGCCGTTTTGCTGTGATGAGTGTGGTGAATGCTTTATTCACGCAAATAGTCTGAAAACCCACAAGCAGATTCATACTGGGAAGAGACCTTATAGTTGTGAAActtgtgggaagagcttcagtcgaGCTACGCATGTGAAAATCCACCAGCGCATCCACACAGGAGATAAACCGTATAGCTGTGTTACTTGTGGGAAGTGTTTCAGTCAGAAAGGTTACCTGAAAACACATCAGGTGGTTCACACAGGCGTAAAGGACTTCAGGTGTCTTGTCTGCGAAAAGAGTTTCAGTCAAGCAAGCTGTCTAAAAAAGCATCAGCGAATTCACACAGGTGAGAAACCGTTCAGCTGTGAAAAATGTGGGAAATGTTTCGCTTACCAAAAATCTCTCAAAGAACACAAGTGTGTCTCTGTTTTGAAATAG
- the LOC125704823 gene encoding zinc finger protein 883-like isoform X1, with product MSFLSFKTQLASIMDMLVRSAIGEFSKLEHSPAVLRLDMWKTEGDEAMKRNLQFLNEQRTTQLASVMAILAKAAVAEIGKLADDGFAVLRLEMSRSQKENDDLKKKVQRMESELRTAGRQAGNSRGASESRSIGIQVRLELRETEKADGCSSAEQEVREMGKQPRLWRDGETITVKLEDDLHSDGASEEEDIDIEDDRPEILLIKEERLEGELWTSDLQDGEERNVDSGSDAGTTPVLEHSHYREESPMETTCAKSRGRTDTETCSIYLDLAVKEKDDSSLSRSSFTAQSQMIDSVIEQFICSHCGKSFDCFSRLKTHQQIHSGEKPYSCDKCGESFSYLSNLKRHERNIHSDKKSIHGSSYDRFDTKRIHINLPHRLLPGEKPFGCTLCDKSYRKPSLLKKHQVVHTGEKPYSCDICGKSFSYVCSLKSHQISHSGEKPFSCPQCGSSFTKKANLETHLSIHAGEKPFSCPHCGKSFSQKSNLKAHVRVHTGEKPFCCDECGECFIHANSLKTHKQIHTGKRPYSCETCGKSFSRATHVKIHQRIHTGDKPYSCVTCGKCFSQKGYLKTHQVVHTGVKDFRCLVCEKSFSQASCLKKHQRIHTGEKPFSCEKCGKCFAYQKSLKEHKCVSVLK from the exons ATGTCGTTTCTTAGTTTTAAGACACAATTAGCCTCCATCATGGATATGCTGGTTAGATCAGCGATAGGCGAATTTAGTAAACTTGAGCACAGCCCTGCTGTGTTGCGGTTGGATATGTGGAAAACCGAGGGCGACGAAGCAATGAAGAGGAATTTGCAGTTTCTCAATGAACAAAGGACG ACACAGTTGGCCTCCGTAATGGCGATATTGGCCAAAGCGGCGGTGGCAGAAATCGGCAAGCTTGCTGATGACGGATTCGCTGTGTTGCGTTTGGAAATGTCCCGGAGCCAGAAGGAGAATGACGATCTTAAGAAGAAAGTCCAGCGGATGGAGAGCGAGCTGAGGACAGCCGGGAGACAAGCGGGGAATTCAAGAGGTGCATCAGAGAGCCGATCAATAGGGATTCAAGTCCGACTTGAATTAAGAGAAACTGAAAAAG cagatgggtgttcTTCCGCAGAACAGGAAGTGCGTGAGATGGGAAAGCAGCCCAGGTTGTGGAGGGATGGAGAGACCATCACTGTGAAACTAGAAGATGATTTGCACTCCGATGGCGCGAGTGAGGAG GAGGATATAGACATAGAGGATGACAGACCGGAAATACTACTGATCAAGGAGGAGAGACTGGAAGGGGAGCTGTGGACCAGTGATCTTCAGGATGGAGAGGAGA GGAATGTGGACTCCGGTTCAGATGCAGGAACGACTCCAGTCTTGGAACATTCGCACTATAGGGAAGAGAGTCCCATGGAGACCACATGCGCTAAGAGTCGGGGGAGAACGGACACGGAAACCTGCTCCATATATCTCGATTTGGCTGTGAAGGAGAAAGACGATTCCTCCCTCAGCAGGAGcagcttcactgcacagagccAAATGATAGATTCAGTGATCGAACAATTCATCTGTTCACACTGCGGAAAGAGCTTCGATTGTTTTAGCCGCCTCAAGACACACCAGCAAATACACTCAGGAGAGAAACCGTACAGCTGTGATAAGTGTGGGGAGAGCTTCTCTTATCTAAGTAACTTAAAGAGACACGAGAGGAATATCCACAGTGATAAAAAGTCCATCCATGGTTCATCCTATGACAGGTTTGACACAAAACGAATCCATATTAATTTACCACACAGACTTCTGCCTGGGGAGAAACCGTTCGGTTGTACACTGTGCGATAAAAGTTATCGTAAGCCAAGCCTTCTTAAGAAACATCAAGTTGTTCACACAGGAGAGAAACCGTATAGTTGTGATATATGTGGGAAAAGTTTCTCCTATGTGTGTAGCCTGAAATCGCATCAGATCAGTCATAGTGGGGAGAAGCCTTTCTCCTGCCCGCAGTGCGGATCCAGCTTCACAAAGAAAGCTAACCTCGAGACGCATTTAAGTATACATGCAGGAGAAAAACCTTTCAGTTGCCCGCACTGTGGAAAAAGCTTTTCCCAGAAAAGCAATCTTAAAGCTCACGTTAGGGTCCATACAGGTGAGAAGCCGTTTTGCTGTGATGAGTGTGGTGAATGCTTTATTCACGCAAATAGTCTGAAAACCCACAAGCAGATTCATACTGGGAAGAGACCTTATAGTTGTGAAActtgtgggaagagcttcagtcgaGCTACGCATGTGAAAATCCACCAGCGCATCCACACAGGAGATAAACCGTATAGCTGTGTTACTTGTGGGAAGTGTTTCAGTCAGAAAGGTTACCTGAAAACACATCAGGTGGTTCACACAGGCGTAAAGGACTTCAGGTGTCTTGTCTGCGAAAAGAGTTTCAGTCAAGCAAGCTGTCTAAAAAAGCATCAGCGAATTCACACAGGTGAGAAACCGTTCAGCTGTGAAAAATGTGGGAAATGTTTCGCTTACCAAAAATCTCTCAAAGAACACAAGTGTGTCTCTGTTTTGAAATAG
- the LOC125704823 gene encoding zinc finger protein 883-like isoform X2: MSFLSFKTQLASIMDMLVRSAIGEFSKLEHSPAVLRLDMWKTEGDEAMKRNLQFLNEQRTTQLASVMAILAKAAVAEIGKLADDGFAVLRLEMSRSQKENDDLKKKVQRMESELRTAGRQAGNSRGASESRSIGIQVRLELRETEKDGCSSAEQEVREMGKQPRLWRDGETITVKLEDDLHSDGASEEEDIDIEDDRPEILLIKEERLEGELWTSDLQDGEERNVDSGSDAGTTPVLEHSHYREESPMETTCAKSRGRTDTETCSIYLDLAVKEKDDSSLSRSSFTAQSQMIDSVIEQFICSHCGKSFDCFSRLKTHQQIHSGEKPYSCDKCGESFSYLSNLKRHERNIHSDKKSIHGSSYDRFDTKRIHINLPHRLLPGEKPFGCTLCDKSYRKPSLLKKHQVVHTGEKPYSCDICGKSFSYVCSLKSHQISHSGEKPFSCPQCGSSFTKKANLETHLSIHAGEKPFSCPHCGKSFSQKSNLKAHVRVHTGEKPFCCDECGECFIHANSLKTHKQIHTGKRPYSCETCGKSFSRATHVKIHQRIHTGDKPYSCVTCGKCFSQKGYLKTHQVVHTGVKDFRCLVCEKSFSQASCLKKHQRIHTGEKPFSCEKCGKCFAYQKSLKEHKCVSVLK; the protein is encoded by the exons ATGTCGTTTCTTAGTTTTAAGACACAATTAGCCTCCATCATGGATATGCTGGTTAGATCAGCGATAGGCGAATTTAGTAAACTTGAGCACAGCCCTGCTGTGTTGCGGTTGGATATGTGGAAAACCGAGGGCGACGAAGCAATGAAGAGGAATTTGCAGTTTCTCAATGAACAAAGGACG ACACAGTTGGCCTCCGTAATGGCGATATTGGCCAAAGCGGCGGTGGCAGAAATCGGCAAGCTTGCTGATGACGGATTCGCTGTGTTGCGTTTGGAAATGTCCCGGAGCCAGAAGGAGAATGACGATCTTAAGAAGAAAGTCCAGCGGATGGAGAGCGAGCTGAGGACAGCCGGGAGACAAGCGGGGAATTCAAGAGGTGCATCAGAGAGCCGATCAATAGGGATTCAAGTCCGACTTGAATTAAGAGAAACTGAAAAAG atgggtgttcTTCCGCAGAACAGGAAGTGCGTGAGATGGGAAAGCAGCCCAGGTTGTGGAGGGATGGAGAGACCATCACTGTGAAACTAGAAGATGATTTGCACTCCGATGGCGCGAGTGAGGAG GAGGATATAGACATAGAGGATGACAGACCGGAAATACTACTGATCAAGGAGGAGAGACTGGAAGGGGAGCTGTGGACCAGTGATCTTCAGGATGGAGAGGAGA GGAATGTGGACTCCGGTTCAGATGCAGGAACGACTCCAGTCTTGGAACATTCGCACTATAGGGAAGAGAGTCCCATGGAGACCACATGCGCTAAGAGTCGGGGGAGAACGGACACGGAAACCTGCTCCATATATCTCGATTTGGCTGTGAAGGAGAAAGACGATTCCTCCCTCAGCAGGAGcagcttcactgcacagagccAAATGATAGATTCAGTGATCGAACAATTCATCTGTTCACACTGCGGAAAGAGCTTCGATTGTTTTAGCCGCCTCAAGACACACCAGCAAATACACTCAGGAGAGAAACCGTACAGCTGTGATAAGTGTGGGGAGAGCTTCTCTTATCTAAGTAACTTAAAGAGACACGAGAGGAATATCCACAGTGATAAAAAGTCCATCCATGGTTCATCCTATGACAGGTTTGACACAAAACGAATCCATATTAATTTACCACACAGACTTCTGCCTGGGGAGAAACCGTTCGGTTGTACACTGTGCGATAAAAGTTATCGTAAGCCAAGCCTTCTTAAGAAACATCAAGTTGTTCACACAGGAGAGAAACCGTATAGTTGTGATATATGTGGGAAAAGTTTCTCCTATGTGTGTAGCCTGAAATCGCATCAGATCAGTCATAGTGGGGAGAAGCCTTTCTCCTGCCCGCAGTGCGGATCCAGCTTCACAAAGAAAGCTAACCTCGAGACGCATTTAAGTATACATGCAGGAGAAAAACCTTTCAGTTGCCCGCACTGTGGAAAAAGCTTTTCCCAGAAAAGCAATCTTAAAGCTCACGTTAGGGTCCATACAGGTGAGAAGCCGTTTTGCTGTGATGAGTGTGGTGAATGCTTTATTCACGCAAATAGTCTGAAAACCCACAAGCAGATTCATACTGGGAAGAGACCTTATAGTTGTGAAActtgtgggaagagcttcagtcgaGCTACGCATGTGAAAATCCACCAGCGCATCCACACAGGAGATAAACCGTATAGCTGTGTTACTTGTGGGAAGTGTTTCAGTCAGAAAGGTTACCTGAAAACACATCAGGTGGTTCACACAGGCGTAAAGGACTTCAGGTGTCTTGTCTGCGAAAAGAGTTTCAGTCAAGCAAGCTGTCTAAAAAAGCATCAGCGAATTCACACAGGTGAGAAACCGTTCAGCTGTGAAAAATGTGGGAAATGTTTCGCTTACCAAAAATCTCTCAAAGAACACAAGTGTGTCTCTGTTTTGAAATAG